From one Herpetosiphon gulosus genomic stretch:
- a CDS encoding cytochrome C oxidase subunit IV family protein, with product MAHGHDEHAPTEHEAHHSHAKLYVIIFFVLLVMTGIEIALPIINKAEIMAKQLEVALLLGLMTIKGAIVMMFYMHLKGDRRMFGTLFVFPIVCVLLMMLGFFALFQPVLW from the coding sequence ATGGCCCACGGTCATGATGAACACGCCCCAACCGAACACGAAGCGCATCACAGCCATGCTAAGTTGTATGTGATCATTTTCTTTGTCTTGTTGGTGATGACGGGGATTGAAATTGCCCTGCCGATCATCAACAAAGCTGAGATTATGGCCAAACAATTAGAAGTCGCATTGTTGCTTGGATTGATGACAATCAAAGGCGCAATTGTGATGATGTTCTATATGCACCTTAAAGGCGATCGCCGCATGTTTGGGACGCTGTTTGTCTTCCCAATTGTGTGTGTGCTGTTGATGATGTTGGGCTTCTTTGCCCTGTTCCAACCTGTATTGTGGTAA
- a CDS encoding cytochrome c oxidase assembly protein: protein MNDWTLDWPLLFGLIAATVGYLWAVGPGRKRLGGPAAFPVGKAVAFLSGLLALGLSIMSPIGIWADRYLFTMHMVQHMILTMFCAPMLLIGIPEWLLRPLVQLPWVYTIVRFAVNPIVAFSAFNISFNGWHFPQFYDLALRNELVHILEHQMMMGSAILLWAPSLIPLPELRSSYPVQMLYYFVNSIIPTILGALITFADSVLYPTYELAPRIWGISAIADQQIGALIMWIPGGSIFILAITIAFFKWMNREDEEQSLPSIADQKAAARQ, encoded by the coding sequence ATGAATGACTGGACGCTTGATTGGCCGCTGCTTTTTGGCTTAATCGCCGCAACAGTTGGCTATCTCTGGGCAGTTGGCCCAGGTCGCAAGCGCCTAGGCGGGCCAGCAGCCTTCCCAGTCGGGAAGGCTGTTGCCTTCTTAAGTGGCTTGTTAGCCCTTGGTTTGTCGATCATGTCGCCAATTGGCATTTGGGCCGATCGCTATCTCTTTACGATGCACATGGTTCAACATATGATTTTGACCATGTTTTGTGCCCCGATGTTGTTAATTGGCATCCCTGAGTGGCTGCTGCGGCCATTGGTGCAATTGCCATGGGTCTATACCATTGTGCGCTTTGCCGTTAATCCAATTGTGGCATTTAGTGCCTTTAATATTTCCTTCAATGGCTGGCACTTTCCCCAATTCTACGATTTGGCCTTGCGCAACGAACTGGTGCACATTCTCGAACACCAAATGATGATGGGCAGCGCAATTTTGTTGTGGGCACCATCGCTGATTCCTTTGCCAGAATTACGCTCATCGTATCCGGTGCAAATGCTCTATTACTTTGTGAATTCAATTATCCCAACGATTTTGGGTGCCTTGATTACCTTTGCTGATAGTGTTTTGTACCCAACCTACGAGCTAGCGCCACGGATTTGGGGCATCAGTGCGATCGCCGATCAACAAATTGGCGCGTTGATTATGTGGATTCCTGGTGGCTCGATTTTTATCCTTGCCATTACCATCGCTTTTTTCAAGTGGATGAACCGCGAGGATGAAGAACAAAGCCTGCCGAGCATCGCCGACCAAAAAGCCGCTGCTCGCCAGTAA
- a CDS encoding cytochrome c oxidase subunit 3 translates to MAQAVVRDIDKNDPGRGLDLRKLGMWTFLGSEVFFFGALVVTHLSMRGVVAPSASKANYDVAAVRTLFGDNVLTSILAFILLTSSLTMVLALDGVKTNNQKRFRFWLGATIVCGLVFLGGQVYEFYHIVHQGVTIKNMMFGSTFFFVTGFHGTHVAVGVVWLTSLLVSAIRHPERYNAGNYMAVELGGLYWHFVDLVWVLIFTVIYLI, encoded by the coding sequence ATGGCACAGGCAGTCGTGCGCGATATCGATAAAAATGATCCTGGGCGTGGCCTCGATTTACGCAAACTGGGCATGTGGACGTTCCTTGGCTCAGAAGTGTTTTTCTTCGGGGCTTTGGTGGTTACCCACCTTTCAATGCGTGGGGTTGTTGCGCCATCAGCAAGCAAAGCCAATTATGATGTTGCGGCAGTTCGCACCTTGTTTGGCGATAATGTATTGACCTCGATTCTAGCTTTCATCTTGTTGACTAGTAGTTTGACAATGGTGTTGGCGCTAGATGGGGTTAAAACCAATAATCAAAAGCGTTTCCGCTTTTGGTTGGGGGCCACTATCGTCTGTGGTTTGGTCTTCTTGGGTGGTCAGGTTTACGAGTTCTATCACATTGTTCACCAAGGTGTGACGATTAAAAATATGATGTTTGGCTCGACCTTCTTCTTTGTAACGGGTTTCCACGGAACCCACGTTGCAGTTGGGGTAGTTTGGCTCACATCATTGTTAGTTTCGGCAATTCGCCACCCTGAGCGCTACAATGCTGGCAATTATATGGCTGTCGAGCTAGGCGGCTTATATTGGCACTTTGTGGACTTAGTGTGGGTCTTGATCTTTACGGTGATCTATCTGATCTAA